A DNA window from Turicibacter sp. TJ11 contains the following coding sequences:
- a CDS encoding exonuclease SbcCD subunit D: MRFLHLGDLHFGKVIHSFSMIEDQQYVLDQVKEYIQIYQPDAILLAGDIYDRSVPPAVAVSLYSRFLKEVLIDLKTPILAVAGNHDGADLVNFGSELFESANYYVAGHYTKEVKKVVLKDEHGLVNFYLIPFADYAVVREVHQDDNIKSLDAAMKMTLEKLDLNRKERNVLITHAFVVGGDEEPQACESEKKLVVGGKESVSASYFDDFDYVALGHLHRTQKVGNDNIRYSGSLLKYSFSEENYHKSVTMVDLDESGAITYELLPLIPRRDMRTIKGELNELLNQPSSEDYLRVILTDRGELLEPMAKLRKVYPNIMILELDQKFNEFKGSKLDKFTREQKTPEQLFSDFYLHHKGNTLHEEGTQLIQKIIHQVREEI; this comes from the coding sequence TTGAGGTTTTTACATTTAGGTGATTTACATTTTGGAAAAGTCATTCATTCATTTTCGATGATTGAAGATCAACAATACGTATTAGATCAAGTCAAAGAATACATTCAAATCTATCAACCAGATGCCATTTTATTAGCTGGCGACATTTATGATCGAAGTGTTCCACCCGCAGTGGCTGTTTCATTATATAGTCGATTTTTAAAGGAAGTTCTCATTGATTTAAAAACCCCTATTTTAGCGGTTGCGGGAAATCATGATGGTGCTGATTTAGTGAACTTTGGTAGTGAATTGTTTGAATCAGCAAATTATTATGTAGCGGGGCATTATACAAAAGAAGTGAAAAAAGTCGTTTTAAAAGATGAACATGGTCTAGTTAATTTTTACTTAATTCCATTTGCTGATTATGCAGTCGTGCGTGAAGTCCATCAAGACGATAACATTAAGTCATTAGACGCAGCGATGAAAATGACACTTGAAAAATTAGATCTTAATCGCAAAGAACGCAACGTATTAATTACTCATGCCTTCGTTGTTGGAGGTGATGAAGAACCGCAAGCATGTGAATCAGAGAAAAAATTAGTCGTAGGAGGGAAAGAATCTGTTTCAGCCTCTTATTTTGATGATTTTGATTATGTCGCGCTAGGTCATTTACATCGAACTCAAAAAGTTGGAAATGATAACATTCGATACAGTGGATCGTTATTAAAATATTCGTTCTCAGAAGAAAATTATCATAAATCAGTGACGATGGTTGATTTAGATGAATCAGGTGCGATAACTTACGAACTTTTACCATTAATACCAAGACGAGACATGCGAACGATTAAGGGCGAGTTAAATGAGTTACTGAATCAACCTTCAAGCGAAGATTATCTTCGCGTTATTTTAACAGATCGTGGGGAACTTTTAGAACCAATGGCGAAGTTAAGAAAAGTTTATCCTAATATTATGATCTTAGAGTTAGATCAAAAGTTTAATGAGTTTAAAGGAAGTAAGCTCGATAAATTCACTCGAGAACAAAAAACACCAGAACAATTATTTAGTGATTTTTACTTACATCATAAAGGCAACACGTTGCATGAAGAAGGAACACAACTCATTCAAAAAATCATTCACCAAGTTAGAGAGGAGATCTAG
- a CDS encoding PRK06851 family protein produces the protein MSANIKNYFACANSSQGFCNYFESNLEGLEHLYILKGGPGTGKSTMMKNIGADLYDRGYDIEFIYCSSDPSSLDGIIIPALKVGVVDGTSPHVIEPLAPGAIEQYVNLGIAWDRKKLQPYKDHILSLRSQISDCYTELYAQYAEALKVHDDWEKIYINEMDFDKASEFRQSICDTLLDYPSIDHTPVIKHRFFGASTPEGSVNHIQDLTEGFKRYMIKGRPGTGKSTLLKELAKKSESLGYDTEIYHCSFDPQSLDMVLIPELNVCFFDSTAPHEYFPTVETDEIIDTYEAFITPGTDERYAQQLDELSILYKTTVKKGTDALAQAKRLHDELEKIYIKAMNFDIIEGIYQQIKAEIMNLIK, from the coding sequence ATGAGTGCAAATATAAAAAACTATTTTGCCTGCGCAAATAGTTCACAAGGATTTTGCAATTACTTTGAATCAAATCTTGAGGGGCTTGAACATCTTTATATCTTAAAAGGTGGGCCTGGGACTGGAAAATCAACGATGATGAAAAACATAGGGGCAGACCTTTACGATCGTGGTTATGATATTGAATTTATTTATTGTTCTTCTGATCCTAGTTCATTAGATGGAATCATTATTCCAGCTTTAAAAGTGGGGGTCGTTGATGGAACGTCTCCTCATGTCATTGAACCACTGGCTCCCGGTGCAATTGAGCAATATGTCAATTTAGGAATTGCATGGGATCGAAAAAAACTTCAACCTTATAAAGATCACATTCTTTCATTGAGAAGTCAAATTAGTGACTGTTACACAGAATTATATGCTCAGTACGCTGAAGCTTTAAAAGTTCATGATGACTGGGAAAAAATTTATATTAATGAAATGGATTTCGACAAAGCTTCTGAATTTAGACAATCTATTTGTGACACACTACTTGACTATCCTTCGATTGATCACACACCAGTCATTAAACATCGCTTTTTCGGAGCATCAACACCAGAAGGTTCAGTGAATCACATTCAAGATTTAACTGAAGGCTTTAAACGCTATATGATCAAAGGACGTCCAGGTACAGGAAAATCAACTTTATTGAAAGAATTAGCTAAAAAAAGTGAGTCATTAGGTTATGATACTGAAATTTATCATTGTTCATTTGACCCACAATCACTCGACATGGTTTTAATTCCAGAGCTTAACGTTTGCTTCTTTGACTCTACCGCACCTCATGAATATTTCCCAACCGTTGAAACAGATGAAATTATTGATACATATGAAGCATTCATCACCCCAGGAACCGATGAACGCTATGCTCAACAACTTGATGAATTATCAATCTTATATAAAACAACCGTTAAAAAAGGAACCGATGCCTTAGCTCAGGCAAAAAGACTTCATGATGAATTAGAAAAAATCTACATTAAAGCGATGAATTTCGATATCATCGAAGGTATTTACCAACAAATTAAAGCTGAAATTATGAACTTAATCAAATAA
- a CDS encoding YesL family protein, whose translation MRKQDDENIFLKMIYTLSDMGVISILWMIGCLPIITIGASTTALFYVADKKVSGKESKILFDFIKSYKQNFVQSLLVTVILGVLWFSATIYLMMGYSFLQQGFSLSLFILVVIVFEVMMLSFYMCALLAKYELKTIMLIKNSFLFTHAYLLESIKAFGVIIAMLFCLVMIPGLLIILPAAIALTASHYIRQSILKFLDRKDVLNELEEV comes from the coding sequence ATGAGAAAACAGGATGATGAAAACATATTTTTAAAGATGATTTATACGTTAAGCGATATGGGGGTTATTTCGATATTATGGATGATTGGATGCTTACCCATTATCACAATTGGAGCTTCAACGACAGCGTTATTTTATGTGGCAGATAAAAAAGTAAGTGGAAAAGAATCTAAGATTCTTTTTGATTTTATCAAAAGTTATAAACAAAATTTTGTTCAATCACTTTTAGTGACAGTCATCTTAGGGGTTTTATGGTTTAGTGCCACGATCTATTTAATGATGGGATACTCATTCTTACAACAAGGATTCAGTCTTTCTTTGTTCATCCTTGTTGTCATTGTTTTTGAGGTGATGATGCTGAGTTTTTATATGTGTGCGTTGTTAGCGAAATATGAACTCAAAACGATCATGCTCATTAAAAATTCTTTTTTATTTACCCATGCGTATTTACTTGAATCGATTAAAGCATTTGGTGTCATCATTGCGATGTTATTTTGTTTAGTCATGATACCAGGTCTTTTAATCATCTTACCAGCAGCGATTGCCTTAACAGCTAGTCATTATATCAGACAGTCTATTTTGAAATTTCTCGATCGAAAAGACGTGTTGAATGAGCTTGAAGAAGTTTAA
- a CDS encoding DUF368 domain-containing protein gives MFIVNVIRGFFMALADSVPGVSGGTIAFILGFYDQFINSLNKLVSKSSKEEKMEALHFLFKIGIGWAVGMVASVLFLASIFEEQIYSISSLFIGFIIFSIPLIIKAEKETIKGKYINSVWAVTGVLIVVALTVFNPASGGQGIDVSFGNLTIGLSLYVFVAGMIAISAMVLPGISGSTLLLIFGLYTAIISAIKEVLSLNFSYLPVLLVFGVGVIVGILSTIKLIRHFLETARPQMIYLILGLMIGSLYAVIMGPTTLEVPKAPMSWDTFSILFFIVGGVIIIGLEQFSKFIEKKRM, from the coding sequence ATGTTTATCGTCAATGTAATTCGTGGATTTTTTATGGCATTAGCAGATAGTGTTCCTGGCGTTTCAGGTGGAACGATTGCGTTCATTTTAGGTTTTTATGATCAGTTTATTAATTCATTAAATAAACTTGTTTCAAAAAGTAGCAAAGAAGAGAAAATGGAAGCTTTACACTTTTTATTTAAAATAGGGATTGGATGGGCAGTTGGAATGGTTGCCTCAGTCTTATTCTTAGCCTCAATTTTTGAAGAGCAGATTTATAGCATTAGCTCATTATTTATTGGGTTTATTATTTTCTCAATCCCGCTTATTATAAAAGCAGAAAAAGAAACCATTAAAGGAAAATACATTAATAGTGTTTGGGCCGTAACAGGTGTTTTAATCGTTGTGGCATTAACCGTTTTTAACCCTGCATCAGGTGGACAAGGAATTGATGTTTCATTTGGAAACTTAACGATTGGATTAAGTTTATATGTTTTTGTAGCTGGTATGATTGCTATTTCAGCAATGGTATTACCAGGGATTTCAGGATCAACCCTACTTTTAATTTTCGGATTATATACGGCTATTATTAGTGCGATTAAAGAGGTGTTATCATTAAACTTCTCTTATTTACCTGTTTTATTGGTATTTGGGGTAGGGGTTATTGTTGGGATTTTATCAACAATTAAATTAATTCGTCATTTCTTAGAGACAGCACGTCCGCAAATGATTTACTTAATCCTCGGGTTAATGATTGGATCACTTTATGCGGTTATCATGGGGCCAACGACGTTAGAAGTACCAAAAGCGCCAATGTCATGGGATACATTTAGTATTCTCTTCTTCATTGTAGGTGGTGTCATCATCATTGGATTAGAGCAGTTTAGTAAATTTATCGAAAAAAAGAGAATGTAA
- a CDS encoding ABC transporter permease, whose protein sequence is MMKRIINQGYACLVIIGLWQLLHVMLGESMVPSFLSTMERLVFLLQHDLIYHVLYSFCRIFVSIVCSLLIGVPIGILIGCHDKSDQLISPIVYLLYPIPKLAFLPIFMVLFGIGDTSKIILMISIIVFQMIIATRDGVKQIDTSLLQVATLMELSFFQRLWHMILPAISSQLFSGLRISTGIAISALFFSENYATRYGIGYFIMNAWSMVDYKDMFSGVIVLSLLSLAIYKGLDLLQLICCPWLRKK, encoded by the coding sequence ATGATGAAGCGAATCATTAATCAAGGATACGCCTGTCTGGTCATTATCGGACTATGGCAACTTCTACATGTGATGCTCGGTGAGTCAATGGTCCCTTCCTTTTTATCAACGATGGAGCGTCTTGTGTTTTTATTACAGCATGATTTAATTTATCATGTGCTCTATAGTTTTTGTCGAATTTTTGTCTCGATTGTTTGTTCCTTACTTATTGGTGTTCCGATTGGGATTTTAATTGGATGCCATGATAAGAGTGATCAGCTCATTTCACCAATTGTTTACTTACTCTATCCCATTCCTAAACTTGCCTTCTTACCCATCTTTATGGTTTTGTTTGGAATAGGTGATACGTCTAAAATTATTTTAATGATTAGTATTATTGTCTTTCAAATGATCATAGCGACAAGAGATGGGGTTAAGCAAATCGATACGAGTCTTTTGCAAGTTGCAACCTTAATGGAACTAAGCTTTTTTCAAAGGCTTTGGCACATGATTTTACCGGCTATTTCGTCTCAGTTATTTTCTGGATTAAGAATTAGTACAGGAATTGCAATCTCAGCCTTATTCTTTAGTGAGAACTATGCCACTCGTTATGGAATTGGTTATTTTATTATGAATGCCTGGTCAATGGTTGATTATAAAGATATGTTTTCAGGTGTTATTGTATTAAGTTTATTGTCATTAGCGATTTATAAAGGACTTGATTTATTACAACTAATATGTTGCCCTTGGCTAAGAAAGAAGTGA
- a CDS encoding SMC family ATPase: MKPLALKLTAFGPYAKQTTLNFKEDLVNQEIFVVTGPTGAGKTTIFDAICYALYGETSGGSRTGKELRSDFAAQSEIKTEVEFTFQVKDKIYKILRAPQQQQKKKRGEGFREVPASVELLEVGGEEPPVTKENEVRELIQQIIGLKVEQFRKIVMIPQGDFKEFLYANTTNKEEILRKIFGTDFYKKIQEQLTTKSNALKLEVADTQKAILAELKLIKTDEEHTIDYEQPLPTLLEVVKSVQKKWGESLETLSGMIQFLGESIQEHRMSYEAGKHLNEKFNQYEQTLKTVDQLKHYERVIKDQEQQIQVIKFAQSIIPSENEMLKYEAFKRDADLKKQQLQQSLEETNHQFILVKKCYDAIESLREQLVGLNQQELELNRFVDGVMKLEEKERLLHTLIVEGNLLKDQVEEKQKKLAELKQKVSLLDELSPQLTDLNEQLQALSFEKEKQEETIQQLQRLILVVTSKEQTQQRLDQLQLDYTHVKNESEAKREFYEHQAELFINAAAIRLANELQVNQACPVCGSKEHPNPRRSEEKILTKQELEQERAQVEALESKSHHINQELTALQMKKSQEDESIAQFIEWLKQRLSQEEVMEVSRLRLEQLRDQLMISFNDLSQLQQTLNEESQRITEQIKQLTSEKENIHPLEEELLKEERLLQAKRECYSVEKRSKEDLELTIPMEYRVLTVLKQRISEISDQKIKLQQNITQSQLDYERVTHQLTELQAKLSEAQEQFVHYEEQHQMISQTFKNQVEGSFTSLSHYEEAKQMIDQLVQLEQQVQTFYQELHTATKMVDLLKGELQGKDRVNISVIEEILADLESRKNQLTKEQATLLANLEQNDYLLNSIQKKYETIQKREQEYLVIGELESLANGRSGGKMSFETYVLSSYFDEVLEAANTRLQKMTARRYYLLRREEVKGGGRKGLDLDVYDSHTAKTRPVNTLSGGESFKASLALALGLSDTVQQNSGGIQLDTMFIDEGFGTLDSESLDQAIDILMELQDHGRLIGVISHVHELKERIPAKLVVEMDNRGSHAYFKMS; encoded by the coding sequence ATGAAGCCATTAGCGTTGAAGCTGACTGCGTTTGGGCCATATGCTAAGCAAACGACATTAAATTTTAAAGAGGACTTAGTTAATCAAGAAATTTTTGTTGTAACAGGACCGACAGGAGCTGGAAAAACAACGATTTTTGATGCCATTTGCTATGCGTTATATGGGGAAACAAGTGGGGGGAGTCGAACAGGAAAAGAGCTACGTAGTGATTTTGCTGCTCAAAGTGAAATCAAAACAGAAGTAGAATTTACCTTTCAAGTGAAGGATAAAATTTATAAAATCTTGCGTGCTCCTCAACAACAACAAAAGAAAAAAAGGGGAGAGGGATTTAGAGAAGTTCCCGCTTCAGTTGAACTTTTAGAAGTAGGAGGTGAGGAGCCTCCTGTGACAAAAGAAAATGAAGTTAGAGAATTGATTCAACAAATTATCGGTTTAAAGGTGGAGCAATTTCGAAAAATAGTCATGATTCCGCAGGGGGATTTTAAAGAATTCTTATATGCTAACACCACAAATAAAGAAGAGATTTTGCGGAAAATATTTGGCACTGATTTTTATAAAAAAATTCAAGAACAGTTAACGACCAAATCTAATGCCTTAAAACTAGAAGTAGCAGACACTCAAAAAGCGATTTTAGCGGAATTAAAATTAATTAAAACAGATGAAGAACATACGATTGATTATGAACAGCCACTACCAACGTTACTTGAGGTCGTTAAATCTGTACAAAAAAAATGGGGCGAATCTCTTGAAACGTTAAGTGGGATGATTCAATTTTTAGGGGAATCTATCCAGGAACATCGAATGAGCTATGAAGCAGGAAAGCATTTAAATGAAAAATTTAATCAATATGAACAGACGTTGAAAACAGTCGATCAATTGAAACATTATGAAAGGGTCATTAAAGATCAAGAACAACAAATACAGGTTATTAAATTTGCACAGTCTATTATTCCAAGTGAAAACGAAATGTTAAAGTATGAGGCGTTTAAACGAGACGCTGATTTAAAAAAACAACAGTTGCAACAGTCATTAGAAGAAACCAACCATCAATTCATTTTGGTGAAAAAATGTTATGATGCTATCGAGTCTTTAAGAGAACAATTAGTCGGTTTAAACCAACAAGAACTAGAGTTAAATCGCTTTGTAGATGGAGTCATGAAATTAGAAGAAAAGGAACGTCTATTACACACCTTGATAGTAGAAGGGAATTTGTTGAAAGATCAAGTGGAGGAGAAACAAAAAAAATTAGCAGAACTTAAACAAAAGGTATCGCTATTAGATGAGTTGTCCCCTCAATTAACTGATTTAAACGAACAATTACAGGCCTTAAGCTTTGAAAAGGAAAAACAAGAAGAAACGATTCAACAGCTTCAACGTTTAATTTTAGTGGTGACATCAAAAGAGCAGACACAGCAGCGTCTTGATCAGTTACAATTAGACTATACCCACGTTAAAAACGAGTCGGAAGCAAAACGTGAATTCTATGAGCATCAAGCAGAATTATTTATTAATGCTGCGGCGATTCGCTTAGCAAATGAATTACAAGTGAATCAAGCTTGTCCTGTTTGTGGATCGAAGGAACATCCTAATCCTCGTCGAAGTGAGGAGAAAATTCTAACGAAGCAAGAACTTGAACAAGAAAGAGCACAAGTTGAGGCGTTAGAATCAAAATCCCATCACATCAACCAAGAGTTAACTGCTTTACAGATGAAAAAATCACAAGAAGATGAGTCAATTGCACAGTTTATCGAGTGGTTGAAGCAACGTTTATCACAAGAAGAAGTGATGGAAGTTTCAAGACTTAGACTAGAACAATTACGTGACCAACTCATGATAAGTTTTAACGATTTAAGTCAACTTCAACAAACATTAAACGAAGAAAGTCAAAGAATAACGGAGCAAATTAAACAGTTAACCTCTGAAAAAGAAAACATTCATCCACTAGAAGAAGAATTGCTTAAAGAAGAACGATTACTCCAAGCAAAACGTGAGTGTTATAGCGTTGAAAAACGTTCAAAAGAAGATTTAGAGTTAACGATTCCAATGGAGTACCGAGTGTTGACGGTATTAAAACAAAGGATATCAGAAATCTCAGATCAAAAGATCAAACTTCAACAAAATATTACACAAAGTCAATTAGACTATGAACGAGTCACTCATCAATTGACAGAGCTACAAGCTAAATTATCTGAAGCTCAGGAACAGTTTGTTCATTATGAGGAACAACACCAGATGATTTCTCAAACGTTTAAAAACCAAGTAGAAGGTTCGTTTACTAGTCTAAGTCATTATGAAGAAGCAAAACAAATGATTGATCAATTGGTACAACTAGAGCAACAAGTTCAAACCTTCTATCAAGAACTACACACGGCGACGAAGATGGTAGACTTGTTAAAAGGAGAACTTCAAGGAAAAGATCGTGTCAATATCAGTGTCATTGAAGAGATATTGGCAGACTTAGAAAGTCGAAAAAATCAGTTAACAAAAGAACAAGCGACATTATTAGCAAATCTTGAGCAAAATGATTATTTATTAAATTCAATTCAGAAAAAATACGAGACGATTCAAAAACGTGAACAAGAATATTTAGTCATCGGAGAGCTAGAATCACTGGCTAATGGTCGAAGTGGTGGAAAAATGTCTTTTGAAACTTACGTGTTATCAAGTTATTTTGATGAAGTGTTAGAGGCTGCTAATACTCGTCTTCAAAAAATGACAGCGCGTCGTTATTATTTACTTCGTCGAGAAGAAGTGAAAGGAGGCGGGCGTAAAGGATTAGACTTAGATGTTTACGATAGTCATACGGCAAAAACGCGTCCTGTTAATACGTTATCAGGTGGTGAAAGTTTTAAAGCGTCACTTGCACTTGCGCTAGGGCTTTCAGATACCGTTCAGCAAAATTCAGGTGGGATTCAATTAGATACGATGTTTATTGATGAAGGATTCGGAACCTTAGACTCTGAGTCGTTAGATCAGGCGATTGACATTTTAATGGAATTACAAGATCACGGGCGACTAATCGGAGTCATTTCCCATGTTCATGAATTAAAGGAAAGAATTCCAGCTAAGCTCGTTGTAGAAATGGATAATCGGGGAAGTCATGCTTACTTTAAGATGAGTTAA
- a CDS encoding GntR family transcriptional regulator, with protein MISKKIDDLLTPKKKEGCLILNQNLPKYLAVSEWMKQQIYHHRFKAGEKLISENQLCEKFSISRQTARQAIAVLEKEGLVLKKQGSGTYVNPDFIRLKADSKTIGLVIDSMDNFLFSEIISEIEDVLSANDYHTILRLTRNKVNHEREQLLTLLDSDIDGLIVQGTKSALPNPNLDIYEQFTERGIPVIFINNYYPSLNCNYIVVDDELGGRLATKHLIEKGHERITGIFKYDDLQGSLRYKGFLTEMYHHHLSVDESSIIWYSTEDMNRQFSLDQDHSLLTKLRHCTAIICHNDQIAMKLMNLLAHQQLSVPNDLSIISFDNSTLCELGTVTLTSVSHPKGDLGRLAAESLLTMIENQAFEIKHLYKPELIIRESVKKL; from the coding sequence ATGATTTCAAAGAAAATAGATGATTTATTAACACCTAAGAAAAAGGAGGGATGCCTTATCCTGAATCAAAACCTACCTAAATATTTAGCTGTTTCTGAATGGATGAAACAACAAATTTATCATCATCGTTTTAAAGCCGGTGAAAAATTAATTAGTGAGAATCAATTATGTGAAAAATTCTCCATCAGTCGACAAACGGCTCGCCAAGCGATTGCTGTTTTAGAAAAAGAAGGACTTGTGTTGAAAAAACAAGGAAGCGGGACATACGTTAATCCTGATTTTATCAGACTAAAAGCTGACTCTAAAACAATTGGACTAGTCATCGATTCGATGGATAACTTCCTTTTTTCTGAAATTATTTCTGAAATAGAAGATGTTTTATCAGCGAACGACTATCATACGATTTTAAGACTGACAAGAAACAAAGTTAATCATGAACGAGAGCAACTGCTAACGTTATTAGATTCTGATATTGACGGCTTAATTGTTCAAGGAACAAAGTCTGCTTTACCTAACCCCAACTTAGATATTTATGAGCAATTTACCGAACGTGGCATTCCTGTTATCTTTATTAATAATTACTATCCGTCTTTAAACTGTAATTATATTGTCGTTGATGATGAGTTAGGTGGTCGTCTCGCCACTAAACACTTAATAGAAAAAGGTCATGAACGTATTACCGGGATCTTTAAATATGATGACTTACAAGGAAGTCTTCGTTACAAAGGCTTTTTAACCGAAATGTATCACCATCATCTCTCAGTTGATGAATCCTCTATCATTTGGTATTCTACTGAAGACATGAATCGCCAGTTTTCTCTTGATCAAGATCACTCCTTATTAACGAAATTACGTCACTGTACTGCCATCATTTGTCATAACGACCAAATTGCCATGAAGCTGATGAATTTATTAGCACATCAGCAATTATCAGTTCCTAATGATTTATCCATTATCAGCTTCGATAACTCAACACTTTGTGAACTTGGAACCGTCACCTTAACGAGTGTCTCTCATCCTAAAGGAGATCTTGGACGCTTAGCCGCTGAATCACTACTAACGATGATTGAAAATCAAGCATTTGAAATTAAACATCTTTACAAACCAGAGCTAATCATACGAGAATCGGTTAAAAAATTATAG
- a CDS encoding ABC transporter ATP-binding protein produces MIELKQVTVEYEKQPIIKELSFKFQAHKTYAIIGPSGCGKTTLLYAIAGLLPLHEGQIFMSSQVKPSLILQNLGLFPWKTVEQNVALGIRQKRSEHIQKILEKVKMSHLKDRYPHQLSGGQKQRAAIARALVNQSPILLLDEATSALDAMTKEKIQDLLLDIHLNDQNTMILVTHSIEEAVFLGQTIIIMNDGQFKTVIHNPYFGNQDMRKQASYYELCQKVREQLDDEANH; encoded by the coding sequence ATGATTGAATTAAAGCAAGTCACAGTCGAATATGAGAAACAGCCGATTATTAAAGAGTTAAGTTTTAAGTTTCAAGCCCATAAAACCTATGCCATTATTGGTCCCTCAGGTTGTGGAAAGACGACGTTACTTTATGCCATTGCAGGATTATTACCGCTACATGAGGGACAGATTTTTATGTCATCTCAGGTTAAACCGAGTCTTATTTTGCAGAATTTAGGATTATTTCCTTGGAAAACTGTCGAACAAAACGTAGCGTTAGGGATTCGTCAAAAAAGAAGTGAGCATATCCAAAAGATTTTAGAAAAAGTTAAGATGTCTCATTTAAAAGATAGGTATCCTCATCAATTGAGTGGGGGGCAAAAACAACGAGCAGCTATTGCAAGAGCGCTAGTTAATCAATCACCGATTTTGTTATTAGATGAAGCGACATCGGCTCTTGATGCGATGACAAAAGAAAAAATTCAAGATCTTTTACTAGATATTCATTTAAATGATCAAAATACGATGATTTTAGTCACTCATAGTATTGAAGAAGCTGTCTTTTTAGGTCAAACCATTATCATTATGAATGACGGTCAATTTAAAACGGTTATTCATAATCCATACTTTGGGAACCAAGACATGAGAAAACAAGCGTCTTATTATGAGCTATGTCAAAAGGTAAGGGAGCAGTTAGATGATGAAGCGAATCATTAA
- a CDS encoding IS4 family transposase: protein MAKYSTKIKQKLIHIIKKMSGNPKDFVQNPEKDFTRNRKLSFESMVSFILAMNGNSLYTELMTYFNYDVTTASTSAFIQQRSKIRPDAFKHLFQQFTASYDQYKYFRGYRLLAVDGSTFNIAHNPDDEKTYIKSSTAKKGYNSLHLNALYDLMNRLYIDAQIQPIRELNERQALIEMVGNSPLKDPVILVADRGYESYNTFAHIQEKGWKYVIRVKDIKSKSMISSLRLPHTDEFDETIHLTLTPKQTNEVKANPHRYKFLPQNVRFDYFKLKQTDYYELSFRVVRFKLTEDTYETLITNLNQEEFSKEALKELYEMRWGIETAFRELKYAIGLIHLHAKKRSFIEQELFAKLTMYNFCEMITLNVVLTKKERKYNYQVNFTVAIHVCCQFFRSSKIPVEELIQRNILPVRKGRHSERRTRVKPSVSFMYRVA, encoded by the coding sequence ATGGCTAAGTATTCAACCAAGATCAAGCAAAAACTCATTCATATTATTAAGAAGATGAGTGGTAACCCAAAGGACTTTGTCCAAAATCCTGAGAAAGATTTTACTCGAAATCGTAAACTCTCATTTGAAAGTATGGTGAGTTTTATTCTCGCGATGAATGGCAATAGCCTTTATACAGAGTTAATGACTTATTTCAATTATGATGTGACAACTGCATCTACCTCTGCTTTTATCCAACAACGTAGTAAAATACGACCGGATGCATTTAAACATTTATTTCAACAGTTTACTGCCTCATACGATCAGTATAAATACTTTCGAGGATATCGACTTCTTGCGGTTGATGGGTCAACGTTTAATATTGCACATAATCCTGATGATGAAAAAACGTACATTAAATCTTCAACGGCTAAAAAGGGCTATAACTCCCTTCATCTGAATGCACTTTATGATTTAATGAATCGATTATATATCGATGCACAAATTCAACCGATTCGTGAATTAAATGAACGACAAGCACTGATTGAAATGGTCGGCAACTCTCCACTTAAAGATCCTGTGATTCTTGTTGCGGATCGTGGTTATGAAAGTTACAATACCTTCGCTCATATTCAAGAAAAAGGTTGGAAATACGTGATTCGCGTGAAAGATATCAAAAGTAAAAGTATGATCTCATCACTTAGGTTACCTCATACAGATGAATTTGATGAAACCATCCATTTAACCTTAACCCCAAAACAAACAAATGAAGTTAAAGCTAATCCCCATCGGTATAAATTCTTACCTCAAAATGTCCGCTTTGATTATTTTAAATTAAAGCAGACTGACTATTATGAACTTTCATTTCGTGTGGTACGGTTCAAACTAACAGAAGATACTTACGAAACGCTGATCACCAATCTAAATCAGGAAGAGTTTTCAAAAGAAGCCTTAAAGGAATTATATGAAATGAGATGGGGAATTGAAACAGCATTTAGAGAACTAAAATATGCGATTGGTTTAATTCATCTCCATGCGAAGAAACGCTCATTTATTGAACAAGAACTATTCGCTAAACTAACCATGTATAATTTTTGTGAGATGATTACCTTAAATGTTGTCTTGACTAAGAAAGAGCGAAAATATAACTATCAAGTGAATTTCACGGTTGCGATTCATGTCTGTTGTCAATTTTTTAGATCGTCGAAGATTCCTGTAGAAGAACTTATTCAGAGAAACATACTACCAGTTCGAAAGGGCCGACATAGTGAACGGAGAACCAGAGTTAAACCGAGTGTGAGTTTTATGTATCGAGTAGCTTAA